In Plasmodium gaboni strain SY75 chromosome 11, whole genome shotgun sequence, the following proteins share a genomic window:
- a CDS encoding hypothetical protein (conserved Plasmodium protein, unknown function~part of same gene as PGSY75_1126700A~gap found within coding sequence) translates to NYEGEILKLENMLKEKEHEYMNLRINFQELLEEKCKLENDMDNYEKAIYEINENLISLKEAHKEELKEVHEENTNLYSTIDKFKEEVEYMKENYKQLEKMNQDKINTIENLEKEMMDMKEEKKMVGEKMDLVQSQQRMIQMEIKNLNKEKEQLKEKEETLKNEKEKFQQCKEDLKIEEKQIDTNKQVLNKEKEQIEKNKEELKLMEQNLNKEKESLQKNKEQLDKEKKIYENDKKNIMLKNEDLKKLVDQYKEEITNKEEHIKQIEEKILLLEDEKKNFQNKIDALDNKLQEFKNEITNEKKMNYQLKDDIDNKQNEVIKRDSIIEILYNKLKEKENDITTFQNENLSLRNCQKELNKILDTKKNEMINIEKDLYEKLAKLLIKKKIRQRDDLHFDGHPQSSILKILWFGYVDICKCILKNRDGYLYKGNKNHRFICAYDTDLFLDINVENTKKGLLSFKNETRGIFQLNDEEAKKLVYVGPFSKFKGFNFCISSNKNNLEIVKGNKCSYIFEEMYVTKKGTKLVLIKEKESGKYFSGLNKNLYLEKKKRGVDKLDYNNVVNKLINYIANEKEENCNMIIKTSDQKLKIENEKSTCLVQKKKNSDNSYNNEEKTNLRKSRSKTPIKKENSLHSKYDKTKTTKITNQIKKSDSKEKQNKEKSTSEKQIGKKLASEKNNDEKITNGKMNEDKLNNGKMNQDKLNNNRELSDENLHKYKIAKEMLLLSDSNSSSTCDDENIYHLKTKYNHTEQNEFIHNNVINKSIATNYIENINTSLFKYSKCSEDYNNTNIILTTNKEEAILFEIFNYEQIVEHDAIKLASECVFNFLLNYNKSNLQDLSNIGSEGNSNVFSGIDEDWCILPAYL, encoded by the exons AATTATGAAGGggaaatattaaaattagaaaatatGCTTAAGGAAAAGGAACATGAATACATGAACTTACGC ATTAATTTTCAAGAATTGTTGGAAGAAAAATGTAAACTGGAAAATGACATGGACAATTATGAAAAGGCcatatatgaaataaacGAAAATTTGATATCTTTAAAAGAAGCACATAAG GAAGAACTAAAAGAAGTGCATGAAGAAAATacaaatttatattcaaCTATAGACAAATTTAAG GAAGAAGTTGAATACATGAAAGAGAACTACAAACAGCTGGAAAAAATGAACcaa GATAAAATTAATACGATTGAAAATCTTGAAAAGGAAATGATGGACATGAAg gaagaaaaaaaaatggtaGGAGAAAAAATGGACCTTGTTCAAAGTCAACAAAGGATGATACAAatggaaataaaaaatttaaacaaagaaaaagaacaacttaaagaaaaagaagaaacattaaaaaatgaaaaagaaaagttTCAACAATGTAAAGAAGATTTAAAAATAgaagaaaaacaaataGACACAAATAAACAAGTATTAAACAAAGAAAAAGAAcaaatagaaaaaaataaagaagaacTCAAATTAATGGAacaaaatttaaataaagaaaaagaatctttacaaaaaaataaagaacaactagataaagaaaaaaaaatatatgaaaatgataagaaaaatattatgttaaaaaatgaagattTGAAAAAACTAGTAGATCaatataaagaagaaattacg AATAAGGAAGAACATATTAAACAGattgaagaaaaaattcttttgctagaagatgaaaaaaaaaatttccAG AATAAGATTGACGCATTAGATAATAAACTTCAAGAATTCAAA AATGAAATAActaatgaaaaaaaaatgaactATCAATTAAAG GATGATATAGACAATAAACAAAACGAAGTGATAAAGAGAGATTCCATTATAGAg AttctatataataaactgaaagaaaaagaaaacgATATTACCACATTCcag aatGAGAATTTATCTTTACGAAATTGTCAAAAggaattaaataaaattttggataccaaaaaaaatgaaatgaTTAACATTGAAAAGGACTTATACGAA AAGCTAGCCAAATTGttaattaaaaagaaaatcaGACAAAGAGACGATTTACATTTTGATGGTCATCCACAATCTTCTATCTTAAAAATT TTATGGTTTGGATATGTAGACATATGCAAGTGTATATTAAAGAACAGAGACGGATACTTATATAAGGGAAATAAGAACCATCGATTTATTTGTGCCTACGATACAGATCTG TTTTTGGATATTAATGTGGAAAATACCAAAAAAGg GCTGTTATCATTCAAAAACGAGACAAGGGGTATTTTTCAATTAAATGACGAGGAAGCCAAAAAACTTGTTTATGTTGGACCATTCAGCAAATTTAAAGgatttaatttttgtatttCTAGCAACAAGAATAATTTAGAAATAGTAAAAGGAAACAAGTGCagttatatatttgaagAAATGTATGTAACAAAGAAAGGAACAAAATTAgttttaataaaagaaaaagaaagtGGAAAATATTTCAGCGGATTGAATaagaatttatatttagaaaagaaaaaaagagGAGTTGATAAATTAGATTACAATAATGTTGTCAAcaaattaattaattatattgCAAATGAAAAGGAAGAAAATTGTAATATGATCATAAAAACATCCGatcaaaaattaaaaattgaaaatgaaaaaagtACCTGTCTTGttcagaaaaaaaaaaattcagATAATTCTTAcaataatgaagaaaaaacCAACTTAAGAAAATCGAGAAGTAAAACACCAAtcaaaaaagaaaattcATTACATTCGAAATATGATAAAACCAAAACTACCAAAATAACAAATCAAATAAAGAAATCTGATAGCAAAGAAAAGcaaaataaagaaaaatcAACTAGCGAAAAACAAATTGGCAAAAAATTAGCTAGcgaaaaaaataatgatgagAAAATAACTAATGGAAAAATGAATGaagataaattaaataacGGAAAAATGAACCaagataaattaaataataacagAGAATTAAGTGATGAAAATTTACACAAGTATAAAATAGCAAAAGAAATGTTGTTACTTTCTGATAGTAATAGTTCAAGTACATgtgatgatgaaaatatttatcatttaaaaactaaatataatcatacagaacaaaatgaatttatacataataatgtaataaataaatcaatAGCAACAAATTATATcgaaaatataaatacctctttatttaaatattccAAATGTTCTGaagattataataatacgAATATTATACTTACAACAAATAAGGAAGAAGcaattttatttgaaatttttaattatgaACAAATAGTAGAACACGACGCGATCAAATTGGCATCTGAATGTGTTTTCAATTTTCTTCTTAATTACAATAAAAGTAATTTACAAGATTTATCTAATATCGGTAGCGAGGGAAATTCAAATGTATTTTCAGGAATTGATGAAGACTGGTGTATATTACCAGCTTATTTGTAA
- a CDS encoding hypothetical protein (conserved Plasmodium protein, unknown function~part of same gene as PGSY75_1126700B~gap found within coding sequence) has protein sequence MTKSICELQNKNSISTELLQEIKKMENELKRKNDEYEKLNANYREIY, from the exons ATGACAAAAAGCATATGTGaattacaaaataaaaattctATCAGTACGGAATTGCTC CAAGAAATcaaaaaaatggaaaatGAATTAAAGAGGAAAAATGATGAgtatgaaaaattaaatgcAAATTATAGAGAAATATAT
- a CDS encoding putative protein phosphatase has product MWNQLNDGENTDDYNGESRNGFFQRLKKYKLFFYLFIGFLLTLLIIYALYEYYFNKNGDFTLNCNDLNERCLNYKFPSFKPERLHIVDVNTENNNYILRSSIPLFNGIYSEEKLLSYIKKLFEENNLTYSDDLSLHIISFLRNDLKEGCSYTAEHCYNKKNNIFHHIILGHQENPYDINEDELNDKLNSMSWNTDNLINRIKDLKKKFNTMKNTIFFIHCRRGRDRTGEFVSAYKMIEQNKDFNSIVEENEEIGKVKPQYLNMQKWLCLYLERILKNPNVKCFNFL; this is encoded by the exons atgtgGAATCAATTAAATGATGGAGAAAACACAGACGATTATAATGGTG AGTCAAGGAATGGATTTTTTCAACGtctaaaaaaatataagttatttttttatttgtttattgGCTTTTTATTAACTTTGTTAATTATATACGCCCTTTATGAATACTACTTTAATAAAA aTGGTGATTTTACATTAAATTGTAATGATTTAAATGAAAGATGTCTAAACTATAAATTCCCAAGTTTTAAGC CTGAAAGATTGCATATTGTCGATGTGAATAcagaaaataataattatatattaagaagTAGCATTCCATTATTTAATG gaatatattcggaggaaaaattattaagctatataaaaaaattatttgaagaaaataatttaacCTACAGTGATGATTTATCATTACACATAATATCATTCTTGAGAAACGACTTAAAG gaGGGTTGTTCTTATACTGCTGAACACTGCTATaacaagaaaaataatatcttccatcatattatattagGACATCAAGAAAATCCttatgatataaatgaagat gaattaaatgataaacTAAACAGCATGAGCTGGAACACGgataatttaataaacCGAATTaaagatttaaaaaaaaaatttaatacCATGAAGAATaccatattttttattcattgTAGAAGAGGAAGAGACAGAACTGGTGAATTTGTAAGTGCATATAAAATGATagaacaaaataaagatTTTAATTCTATAGttgaagaaaatgaagaaattGGAAAAGTAAAACCACAATATCTAAACATGCAAAAATGgttatgtttatatttagaGAGAATATTGAAGAATCCTAATGTTaaatgttttaattttttataa
- a CDS encoding deoxyuridine 5'-triphosphate nucleotidohydrolase: MHLKIVCLSDEVREMYKNHKTHHEGDSGLDLFIVKDEVLKPKSTTFVKLGIKAIALQYKSNYYYKCEKTENKKKDDEQSNIVNTSFLLFPRSSISKTPLRLANSIGLIDAGYRGEIIAALDNTSDQEYHIKKNDKLVQLVSFTGEPLSFELVEELDETSRGEGGFGSTSNNKY; encoded by the coding sequence atGCATTTAAAAATTGTGTGTCTGAGTGATGAAGTCAGGGAAATGTACAAGAATCATAAAACACATCATGAAGGTGATAGTGGATTAGATTTGTTTATTGTCAAAGATGAGGTACTAAAACCAAAGTCTACTACTTTTGTTAAGCTTGGAATTAAGGCAATAGCATTACAATATAAATctaattattattataaatgtgAAAAAActgaaaataaaaaaaaagatgatGAACAATCCAATATTGTAAATACAAgctttttattatttcctCGTAGCAGTATATCCAAAACACCACTGCGATTAGCTAATTCAATTGGACTAATTGATGCAGGTTATAGAGGAGAAATTATTGCTGCTCTGGATAATACTAGTGACCAAGAATATcacattaaaaaaaatgataaattaGTACAATTGGTTTCTTTTACAGGGGAACCACTTTCTTTTGAATTAGTTGAGGAACTGGATGAAACTTCCAGAGGAGAAGGTGGTTTTGGATCGACATCcaataataaatattaa
- a CDS encoding hypothetical protein (conserved Plasmodium protein, unknown function): MRSCYSHKGISPGKHPGNCASYDKIGKEDIQSINNGTYAQCSLCGVIHKDPHKQKLYPLREDQYSREG; this comes from the exons atgaGATCGTGTTATTCTCACAAAGGTATAAGCCCTGGAAAACATCCAGGGAATTGTGCTTCTTATGATAAAATAG GAAAAGAAGATATTCAATCAATAAATAATGGAACGTATGCCCAATGTAGTCTCTGTGGTGTAATACATAAGGACCCAcataaacaaaaattatatcCGTTGAGAGAAGATCAATATAGTAGAGAAGGTTAA
- a CDS encoding putative methyltransferase: MKKHKTPCKRKYRQRAHCNPLSDSYIKYPRNYEYVDWSLHFPFYFDKNKNEDEYITNKENSKDEHMITDNINNDKSDNINNDKSDNINNVLYLNTNKYPVNYKIKNKFNQFYENNKDVTILDIGCGYGGLLFSLSKIFNDKLILGLEIRDKITNYVGEKILSYRYNYNPYYHNISVIRTNVIKFLPNYIKKNQIEKIFFCFPDPHFKKHNWRRRIITIENLSLYYHLLKNNGYIYFITDVYTLYLWVIFCFSKCSYFKLLTKKDCENDICVKLIHESSEESKKVKKNKQNMYYCVAQKIL, from the coding sequence atgaaaaaacaCAAAACGCCAtgtaaaagaaaatatcGGCAAAGAGCTCATTGTAATCCTCTATCAGAtagttatataaaatatccGAGGAACTATGAATATGTTGATTGGAGTTTACATTTtccattttattttgacaaaaataaaaatgaagatgaatatataacaaataaagAGAATTCAAAAGATGAACATATGATAAcagataatataaataatgataaaagtgataatataaataatgataaaagtgataatataaataatgtgctgtatttaaatacaaataaatatccagtgaattataaaataaaaaataaatttaatcAATTTTATGAGAATAATAAAGATGTAACTATTTTAGATATAGGATGTGGATATGGTggtttattattttctttaagtaaaatatttaatgataaattaattttagGTTTAGAAATAAGAGATAAAATTACAAATTATGTTGGTGAGAAGATTTTATCTTATCgatataattataatccatattatcataatatatctGTTATTCGTACGAATGTAATAAAATTCTTAccaaattatataaaaaaaaatcaaatagaaaaaatctttttttgttttccTGATCCtcattttaaaaaacataatTGGAGAAGAAGAATTATTACTATAGAAAATTTgtctttatattatcatttattaaaaaataatggttatatttattttattacagatgtatatacattataCTTATGGGtcatattttgtttttcaAAATGTTCCTATTTTAAATTACTTACAAAGAAAGATTGTGAAAATGATATTTGTGTTAAGTTAATTCATGAAAGTTCAGAAGAATCAAAAAAGgtcaaaaaaaataaacaaaatatgTATTACTGCGTCGCccaaaaaattttataa
- a CDS encoding hypothetical protein (conserved Plasmodium protein, unknown function), whose translation MMWGKMRKSKFILFLFFLFTIKKIHIETRKVCNVMQFGTHAITSNKENRRYFNYEVVGIIDPFDKNRVLWTRRKRNKKFNLNIFKNIYDSLFCNINDYVYLKNSDQFVYRIFHINLKNTLKYMLKYKIISGKFNDKGDKNIMSLKENSKLFRFLNNINI comes from the exons atgatGTGGGGGAAAATGAGAAAAAGcaaatttatattattcctttttttcctttttacaattaaaaaaattcatatagAGACAAGAAAAGTTTGTAATGTGATGCAATTTGGTACTCATGCCATAACTTCAAATAAAGAAAACAGAAGATATTTCAATTATGAg GTTGTTGGGATAATCGATCCTTTTGATAAAAATCGAGTATTATGGACAAGGAggaaaagaaataaaaaatttaatttaaatatattcaaaaatatttatgatagtttattttgtaatataaatgattatGTATACCTAAAAAATAGCGACCAGTTCGTTTATCGAATATTCCACATAAACTTAAAG AATACCttgaaatatatgttaaaatacaaaattatCAGTGGTAAATTTAATGATAAGGgtgataaaaatattatgtcGTTAAAGGAAAATAGCAAGCTGTTCAGGtttttgaataatataaacatatag
- a CDS encoding putative protein disulfide isomerase, which produces MFIKFLIFNLLLCLFRCNTKVNLTYPQYDFLKMDSENISEALESNTYWFINFYAPQCVYCKYIWDKLRNIQKSIQNENRTKIYFAEINCDNPKAYSLCKIYGALKVPQLKMFRNSALISTYSNDITNENSIKSWIYYVTTPIFVGVQNEDELKSYETENNMFLTCSENLPDDLFDVAKLYYEECYFINITNPDMCTKMNIKANELHVKSAYNHSTYDLDKLDPELLKSFINKNRFPLLMKIDHRNFFNIRSSGNNLMLLLLDMKKNFDSYISEYKRYAEKYKNHNDILFGYIDGKYYEENLELYGTNSDLYPQIILFSKYPKLYYFEEYFNIDNVDNIIDDLKNKRIYTKLEEFTKFNIIMIKLKKHIRYILKKAFKTDILSFIGFICSVIMILCTAILVIHTIYRYYISYTKNNYTEKENKTE; this is translated from the exons atgtttatcaaatttcttatttttaatcTTCTCCTTTGTTTATTTCGTTGTAATACAAAGGTTAATCTCACTTATCCTCAATATGATTTCTTAAAAATGGATTCGGAAAATATTTCGGAAGCTCTTGAGAGCAATACTTACTGGTTTATAAattt TTATGCTCCACAGTGTGTCTATTGCAAATACATATGGGACAAACTAAgaaatatacaaaaatcAATACAAAATGAGAACAGAACGAAAATATATTTCGCTGAA ATAAATTGTGATAACCCCAAAGCATACTCACtttgtaaaatatatggCGCCTTGAAAGTACCTcaattaaaaat GTTTAGGAACAGTGCATTAATATCCACTTATTCAAATGACATAACCAATGAGAATTCTATAAAAAGCTGGATATATTACGTTACGAc ACCAATATTTGTTGGCGTGCAGAATGAAGATGAGTTAAAATCATACGAAACGGAGAACAATATGTTTTTAACTTGCTCAGAAAATTTACCT GATGATTTATTTGATGTGGCTAAGTTATATTATGAAGAATGCTATTTTATCAATATCACAAATCCg GATATGTGTACTAAGATGAATATAAAAGCGAACGAATTGCACGTAAAGAGTGCATACAATCACAGTACCTATGACTTAGACAAGTTG GATCCTGAATTATTGAAGTcatttataaataagaataGATTTCCCTTACTTATGAAAATTGATCAtagaaatttttttaatataagAAGTAGCG gTAACAATTTAATGCTATTACTTTTGGATatgaaaaagaattttGATTCCTACATTTCAGAGTACAAACGATATGCAGAAAA ATACAAGAATCATAATGATATTCTCTTTGGTTATATAGAtggaaaatattatgaagaa AATTTAGAACTATACGGTACTAATTCAGATTTGTATCCACAAATAATACTATTCAGTAAATATCCAAAG TTGTATTATTTTGAGGAGTATTTCAATATAGATAATgtagataatataatag atGACTTAAAGAACAAAAGAATTTATACCAAATTGGAAGAGTTTACAAAATTTAACAT tattatgattaaattgaaaaagcatataagatatattttaaagaaaGCCTTTAAGACAGAcattttatcttttattgGATTTATATGCTCAGTTATTATG ATATTATGCACAGCCATATTAGTAATTCATAcaatatatagatattatataagttacacaaaaaataattatactGAAAAGGAAAACAAGACCGaataa
- a CDS encoding putative CRAL/TRIO domain-containing protein: MNDNTVSSYLSKEVLDYEPTKEEIKFYHKNNLKSLRYIFCGKELDDFEKQKIRELKEFVNKLKLKEKEKEKDKEKEKEVETYETIFKNTLFDDDNYVLRFLQGNEFVYERCYNDMLRHLTWRKENLPIPLSDVQNFLDKGYCYIHGRDKQMHPIIIINCKNIISANTKDVLKVLYYWLEFCISKLLIEGKVEQWRVIIDLTSCSVLNIPIATLKDISKNLSCNYRSRLCKMLVLSAPLVVTGIWHMLKSIIPVVTQQKITITSSEKEKKLLDHVQANQLEKKFGGSCENATVFTEPILP, from the exons atgaatgACAATACAGTTTCAAGTTATTTGTCGAAGGAGGTTTTAGATTATGAACCAACTAAGGAAGAAATTAaattt tatcataaaaataaccTAAAAAGtttaagatatatattttgtgGAAAAGAGCTAGATGACTTTgagaaacaaaaaataagagaattaaaagaatttgttaataaattaaaattaaaggaaaaagaaaaagagaaagataaagagaaagaaaaagaagTTGAAACATACGAAACgatttttaaaaataccctttttgatgatgataattatgTTCTAAGATTTCTACAAGg AAACGAATTTGTTTATGAAAGATGTTATAACGATATGCTAAGACACTTAACGTGGAGAAAAGAAAATCTACCAATTCCTTTGAGTGACgttcaaaatttttta gATAAGGGTTATTGTTATATTCACGGAAGAGATAAACAAATGCACCCaatcataattattaattgcaaaaatattatatcagCTAATACt AAAGATGTATTAAAAGTTCTTTATTATTGGCTAg AATTTTGTATCTCCAAATTATTAATAGAAGGAAAAGTAGAACAATGGAGAGTTATAATTGATTTAACATCATGTAGTGTTTTAAATATACCTATAGCAACTTTAAAAGATATCTCAAAAAATTTAAGT TGTAATTATCGATCAAGGCTGTGTAAAATGCTTGTATTAAGTGCTCCATTAGTTGTAACAGGAATTTGGCATATGTTAAAATCCATCATACCA GTTGTAACACaacaaaaaattacaaTAACGTCATCTGAAAAGGAG AAGAAGTTGCTAGATCACGTTCAGGCAAATCAATTAGAAA AAAAATTTGGTGGATCCTGTGAGAATGCAACAGTTTTTACTGAACCAATTTTACCAtaa
- a CDS encoding hypothetical protein (conserved Plasmodium protein, unknown function), translating to MREINVNYRDEMKYEEKKKIIIKNNNNNNNNNDDDTIFQDTPIEEEEKFVIFLEKEKNQNIDDNNDDDKRTHYSSIDKSVHIINNSICNIKSNLKYIKTIININEATQSDYTLEDEDINSYKSSSDTSSFVKTYDNINEEEYTRKNSNENNFELLLNKVINSKKEEKQLDTLDIIDECISIGNLYNRKDKKDNQINEENKNNKIPENLIHNNNDKNNIIINQNMVSDDVLNISIEQKNKKNHDTPQINNINNDSNNNINSQQLENASSNTSSNTSSNTSSNISSNISSNNKQKEKNKFSLFTKLNLIKNPNIQVDDTHEKYKDSRCEAIKTYSRLDIILYKLINLLPNEKRKKLDDYLRIFFKNKERLTILLREKKNLSNFMIYTFFFLSYIFFGFVIIFLKRIVYHIFYDQDL from the exons ATGAGAgaaataaatgtaaattATAGAGATGAAATgaaatatgaagaaaaaaaaaaaataataataaaaaataataataataataataataataatgatgatgatacAATTTTTCAAGACACACCTATAGAAGAGGAAGAGAAATTTGTAATATTTctagaaaaagaaaagaatcaaaatattgatgataataatgatgacGATAAACGTACACATTATTCTTCTATCGACAAAAGTgtacatattataaataatagtatatgtaacataaaaagtaatttaaaatatataaaaactattataaatataaatgaagCGACACAATCAGATTATACATTAGAAGatgaagatataaattcatataaatcTTCAAGTGATACAAGTAGTTTTGTCAAGacatatgataatataaatgaagaGGAATATACTAGAAAAAATAgtaatgaaaataattttgaattattattaaacaAAGTTATAAATAgtaaaaaagaagaaaaacAATTAGATACCTTAGATATAATAGATGAGTGTATATCTATAGGAAATCTATATAATCGTAAAGACAAAAAGGATAATcaaataaatgaagaaaacaaaaataataaaattcCAGAAAATCttatacataataataacgacaaaaataatattattattaatcAAAATATGGTATCAGATGatgtattaaatatatctatagaacaaaaaaataaaaaaaatcatGATACACCtcaaattaataatataaataatgatagtaataataatatcaattCTCAACAATTAGAAAATGCATCATCAAATACATCATCAAATACATCATCAAATACATCATCAAATATATCATCAAATATAtcatcaaataataaacaaaaggaaaaaaacaaattttCACTCTTCACAAAATTAAACTTAATTAAGAACCCCAATATACAAGTTGATGATACGC ATGAGAAATATAAGGATTCAAGATGTGAAGCAATTAAAACATATAGCCGACTAG atattatattatacaaattGATAAACTTGTTACcaaatgaaaaaagaaaaaaactAGACGACTACttaagaatattttttaaaaacaaagAAAGACTAACTATACTATTGAGAGAGAAGAAGAATCTATCGAATTTTATGATAtacacatttttttttttatcgtatatcttttttggatttgttataattttcttgAAACGAATTGTCTATCACATATTTTATGACCAAGacttataa